The Vicia villosa cultivar HV-30 ecotype Madison, WI linkage group LG1, Vvil1.0, whole genome shotgun sequence genome includes a region encoding these proteins:
- the LOC131643300 gene encoding probable ribose-5-phosphate isomerase 2 — protein sequence MAIPFPHFISSEKAAMEAGLLVPSSPSSSVSVILTQDDLKKIAAYKAVEYVESGMVLGLGTGSTAKHAVNRIGELLQQGKLKNIIGIPTSTITHEQALSLGIPLSDLDTHPVVDLAIDGADEVDPYLNLVKGRGGSLLREKMVEGACKKFVCIVDESKLVNYLGGSGLAMPVEVIKFCWKYTAGRLQSLFDESGCVVKLRTFGEKKEPYVTDNGNYIVDLYFEKSIGDLKVASDAILNIAGVVEHGMFLDMATTVIVAGELGLTVKNK from the coding sequence ATGGCCATTCCGTTCCCTCATTTCATCTCCTCCGAGAAAGCCGCCATGGAAGCCGGTCTCCTCGTACCTTCCTCCCCCTCCTCCTCCGTCTCCGTAATCCTTACCCAAGACGATTTGAAGAAAATCGCCGCCTACAAAGCCGTCGAATACGTCGAATCCGGCATGGTTCTCGGCCTCGGAACCGGCTCAACTGCCAAACACGCTGTCAACCGTATCGGTGAGCTTCTCCAGCAAGGGAAACTCAAGAACATCATTGGGATACCAACCTCAACGATCACTCACGAGCAGGCTCTGTCGTTAGGGATTCCTTTATCAGATCTCGATACTCATCCTGTCGTCGATCTCGCCATCGACGGCGCTGATGAAGTTGATCCCTATCTCAATTTGGTGAAAGGACGCGGCGGCTCGCTTTTGAGAGAGAAAATGGTGGAAGGTGCATGCAAGAAATTTGTTTGCATTGTGGATGAGTCAAAATTGGTTAACTATTTGGGTGGGAGCGGTTTGGCTATGCCGGTTGAGGTTATAAAATTTTGTTGGAAATACACTGCTGGGAGGCTTCAGAGTCTGTTTGATGAATCTGGTTGTGTTGTGAAGTTGAGAACTTTTGGTGAGAAGAAAGAGCCTTATGTTACTGATAATGGGAATTACATTGTGGATTTGTATTTTGAGAAGAGTATTGGTGATTTGAAGGTGGCGAGTGACGCGATTCTGAATATTGCTGGTGTTGTAGAGCATGGAATGTTTTTGGATATGGCTACTACTGTTATTGTTGCAGGTGAACTTGGGTTAACTGTGAAGAATAAGTAG